In the Oryzias latipes chromosome 9, ASM223467v1 genome, one interval contains:
- the LOC101171417 gene encoding dynein light chain 2, cytoplasmic, with the protein MSDRKAVIKNADMSEDMQQDAVECATQALEKYNIEKDIAAYIKKEFDKKYNPTWHCIVGRNFGSYVTHETKHFIYFYLGQVAILLFKSG; encoded by the exons ATGTCTGACAGAAAGGCAGTGATCAAAAATGCCGACATGTCGGAGGACATGCAGCAGGACGCCGTGGAGTGTGCCACACAGGCCCTGGAGAAGTACAACATCGAGAAAGACATCGCTGCATACATTAAAAAG GAGTTCGACAAGAAATACAACCCGACTTGGCACTGCATTGTTGGGAGGAACTTCGGCAGCTACGTGACTCACGAGACCAAGCATTTCATTTACTTCTACTTGGGTCAGGTGGCCATTCTGCTGTTCAAGTCTGGCTGA
- the polb gene encoding DNA polymerase beta codes for MSKRKAPQESPNEGITDFLIELANYEKNVNRAIHKYNAYRKAASTISKYPSKIRNGEEAKKLDGVGAKIAEKIDEFLQTGKLRKLEKIRNDDTSSSINFLTRVTGIGPAAARKFFEEGVKTLDDLKKVEHKLNHHQKIGLRYFEEFEKRIPRAEMEQMEALIIAELEKIDPEYIGTICGSYRRGAASSGDIDILLTHPNYTSQTEKQPKLLHAVVEHLESIGFVTDTLSKGDTKFMGVCQLQQSNDDEDEEEYLHRRIDIRLIPKDQYYCGVLYFTGSDIFNKNMRAHALEKGFTLNEYTIRPLGVTGVAGEPLPVDSERDIFEYIQYKFKEPKDRSQ; via the exons ATGAGCAAAAGAAAAGCACCACAGGAATCTCCAAACGAAGGAATAACGGACTTTCTCATCG AGTTGGCCAACTACGAGAAAAATGTCAACAGGGCAATACACAAGTACAATGCTTACAG GAAAGCAGCATCTACCATTTCTAAATACCCAAGCAAGATTAGGAACGgagaagaagcaaaaaaacTG GATGGTGTTGGTGCCAAAATAGCAGAAAAGATTGATGAATTTCTACAAACTGGCAAACTAAGAAAACTAGAAAAG ATCCGAAATGATGATACCAGCTCTTCCATCAACTTCCTCACTAGAGTTACTGGAATTGG cccTGCTGCCGCCAGGAAGTTTTTTGAAGAAGGGGTGAAGACATTAGATG ATTTGAAAAAGGTTGAGCACAAACTTAACCACCATCAAAAGATTGGACTCAG GTACTTTGAAGAGTTTGAGAAAAGGATCCCAAGAGCTGAAATGGAACAAATGGAG gCTCTTATCATTGCTGAGTTGGAGAAAATTGATCCAGAATATATTGGAACAATATGTGGAAGCTACAGAAGAG GTGCAGCGTCGAGTGGTGATATTGATATTTTGCTGACCCACCCAAACTACACCTCGCAGACTGAGAAACAG CCCAAGCTCCTCCATGCTGTGGTTGAACACTTGGAGTCCATTGGCTTTGTGACTGACACTCTGTCCAAAGGAGACACCAAGTTCATG GGTGTCTGCCAACTGCAGCAGAGcaatgatgatgaggatgaggaagaaTACCTTCACAGGCGTATTGACATTAG gtTGATTCCCAAAGACCAGTACTACTGTGGAGTTTTGTATTTCACTGGAAGTGAcatctttaacaaaaatatgaGAGCTCATGCTTTGGAGAAGGGCTTCACTCTAAACGAATACACCATACGACCACTTGGTGTCACTG gtgtggCAGGAGAACCTCTGCCGGTGGACAGCGAGAGAGACATTTTTGAATACATCCAGTACAAGTTTAAAGAGCCCAAAGATCGCAGCCAGTAA